In Massilia forsythiae, one DNA window encodes the following:
- a CDS encoding alpha/beta fold hydrolase, with product MNEARRKSVLCSSPAGLHRMAYKEWGDPANPRVLVCVHGVTRVADDFDALARALCDRYRVVCPDVAGRGRSGRLRDPELYTVPQYVADMVTLVARVTAGADGNADEGVHWFGTSMGGLIGMILASLDGTPVRRLVLNDIGPVLDPVAMARIGDYIGQDLRFPSFEAGAAFVREVSASFGPHSDAEWRKLAADVLVQEPDGQWARHYDIRLARPFAAITPERARSDEAMLWAAFDAIRCPTLLVRGERSDLLSRATAEEMTRRGPRPRLVEIAGVGHAPTFVQPDQIAIARAFLAG from the coding sequence GTGAACGAAGCGCGGCGCAAGTCGGTGCTGTGCAGCTCGCCGGCCGGCCTGCACCGCATGGCCTACAAGGAATGGGGCGACCCCGCCAACCCGCGCGTGCTGGTGTGCGTACATGGCGTCACCCGCGTGGCCGACGATTTCGATGCGCTGGCGCGCGCCCTGTGCGACCGCTACCGGGTGGTGTGCCCGGACGTGGCCGGACGCGGCCGTTCCGGGCGCCTGCGCGATCCCGAGCTGTACACGGTGCCGCAGTACGTGGCCGACATGGTGACGCTGGTCGCGCGCGTGACCGCCGGCGCCGACGGCAACGCCGATGAAGGCGTGCACTGGTTCGGCACCTCGATGGGCGGCCTGATCGGCATGATCCTGGCGTCGCTGGACGGCACGCCGGTGCGGCGCCTGGTGCTGAACGACATCGGCCCGGTGCTCGATCCGGTGGCGATGGCGCGCATCGGCGACTACATCGGCCAGGACCTGCGCTTTCCCAGCTTCGAGGCCGGCGCCGCCTTCGTGCGCGAGGTATCCGCCTCGTTCGGGCCGCATAGCGACGCCGAGTGGCGCAAGCTGGCCGCCGACGTGCTGGTGCAGGAACCGGATGGCCAATGGGCGCGCCACTACGACATCCGCCTGGCCAGGCCGTTCGCCGCCATCACACCGGAACGCGCGCGCAGCGACGAGGCCATGCTGTGGGCCGCCTTCGACGCGATCCGCTGCCCGACGCTGCTGGTGCGCGGCGAACGCTCCGACCTGCTTTCGCGCGCCACCGCCGAGGAAATGACGCGGCGCGGACCGCGCCCCCGACTGGTCGAGATCGCGGGCGTCGGCCATGCGCCGACCTTCGTGCAGCCGGACCAGATCGCCATCGCGCGCGCCTTCCTGGCCGGCTGA
- a CDS encoding cohesin domain-containing protein, which produces MKRWKTLFGAVALSAACVPAWAVPTLSFTSPGSVPPGSFVGVDVVISDVSDLYAYNFSITFDPKVVDVGGVSQQGFLSSAGPTFGTTGEIDNSTGIISFAGYTLVGPQAGASGSGSLLHITFNALANGVSSLNFSDLVFLDSNLNDIAVTANPGSVTISTIDVPEPGSWMLVGIGAVAAAALRRRTGARCAACA; this is translated from the coding sequence ATGAAGCGATGGAAAACACTTTTCGGCGCCGTCGCGCTGAGCGCGGCCTGCGTACCGGCCTGGGCCGTGCCGACGCTGAGCTTCACCTCGCCCGGCAGCGTGCCGCCCGGTTCGTTCGTCGGCGTGGACGTCGTGATCTCGGACGTGAGCGACCTGTATGCCTACAACTTCTCGATCACCTTCGATCCGAAGGTGGTGGACGTGGGTGGCGTCAGCCAGCAGGGTTTCCTAAGCAGTGCCGGTCCGACCTTCGGCACCACGGGCGAGATCGACAACAGCACAGGCATCATCTCGTTCGCGGGCTATACGCTGGTCGGCCCGCAGGCAGGTGCATCCGGCAGCGGCAGCTTGCTGCACATCACGTTCAACGCGCTGGCGAACGGGGTGTCGTCGCTGAATTTCTCCGACCTCGTGTTCCTCGACAGTAATTTGAACGATATCGCGGTCACCGCGAATCCCGGGTCGGTGACGATCAGCACGATCGACGTGCCGGAGCCGGGCAGCTGGATGCTGGTGGGGATCGGCGCGGTTGCCGCAGCCGCGCTGCGCCGCCGTACCGGTGCCCGTTGCGCCGCCTGCGCCTGA
- a CDS encoding MgtC/SapB family protein codes for MPMWWEQSWATVQQEFSDLGQADDITRLVLRLLVAMLLGGMIGYEREASGASAGLRTHMLVSLGSALFVLIPLQAGMRVEDLSRVLQGVTAGIGFLGAGAILKQKESNDIRGLTTAASVWLTAAIGVAAGMGKEATAVASALFTVIILALLKRPRGD; via the coding sequence ATGCCGATGTGGTGGGAGCAAAGTTGGGCGACGGTGCAGCAGGAATTCTCGGACCTCGGCCAGGCCGACGACATCACGCGCCTGGTGCTGCGCCTGCTGGTGGCGATGCTGCTGGGCGGGATGATCGGCTATGAACGCGAAGCGAGCGGCGCCTCGGCCGGCCTGCGCACGCATATGCTGGTCTCGCTCGGCTCGGCGTTGTTCGTGCTGATTCCGCTGCAGGCCGGCATGCGCGTGGAAGACCTGTCGCGCGTGCTGCAGGGCGTTACCGCCGGCATCGGCTTCCTCGGTGCCGGCGCCATCCTCAAGCAAAAGGAAAGCAACGACATTCGCGGACTGACGACCGCGGCCAGCGTCTGGCTCACCGCCGCCATCGGCGTGGCCGCCGGCATGGGCAAGGAAGCGACGGCGGTGGCCAGTGCGCTGTTCACGGTGATCATCCTGGCCCTGCTGAAACGCCCGCGCGGCGACTGA
- a CDS encoding H-NS histone family protein produces the protein MAAINLSDYNLAELKGLQFDVENEIKERQRQELGKAREQIRAIASEAGISVESLMKKGGGRLKALAGPKADGLEPAGARASGPKAAARYRNPANGAQTWSGRGRQPKWIAEALAGGTTLDAFKVADAKGA, from the coding sequence ATGGCCGCGATCAACCTGTCCGACTACAACCTGGCCGAGCTGAAAGGCTTGCAGTTCGACGTCGAAAACGAAATCAAGGAACGCCAGCGCCAGGAACTGGGCAAGGCGCGCGAACAGATCCGCGCGATCGCCAGCGAGGCCGGCATCTCGGTCGAATCCCTGATGAAGAAGGGCGGCGGCCGCCTGAAAGCGCTGGCCGGCCCGAAGGCGGACGGACTGGAACCGGCCGGCGCCAGGGCCAGCGGTCCGAAGGCGGCGGCGCGCTACCGCAACCCGGCCAACGGCGCCCAGACCTGGAGCGGGCGCGGACGCCAGCCGAAATGGATCGCCGAGGCGCTGGCCGGCGGCACCACGCTGGATGCCTTCAAGGTGGCCGACGCCAAGGGCGCCTGA
- a CDS encoding MlaE family ABC transporter permease — MPNSTLLTTPPRHWGKLAARWLGSWWRMLHLGAVALVLAASTSGWHRAERLAVSRRIHAGTWQVLPWFTLLTALVSLVIIRIVLVTAQSYGLSRYALEMVVRVLVLELIPLSAALFAALRAGLAFDAAAIGLDRIGVDPAAVTGAALQRLRRDLVPQLVADAFSVLSLAMASSVTVLVLAYLNVYGLSPWGLSDYTRTVGRVFDPVVTVGFVLKTVLFGLAVAVIPSAAILELLRRPRRTGSSVQPGALRLLFVLLLIEAGSLAVKYI; from the coding sequence ATGCCGAACTCGACCCTATTGACCACCCCGCCGCGCCATTGGGGCAAGCTGGCCGCGCGCTGGCTCGGCAGCTGGTGGCGCATGCTGCACCTGGGCGCGGTGGCGCTGGTGCTGGCGGCGTCGACGTCCGGCTGGCACCGGGCCGAGCGCCTGGCGGTCTCGCGCCGCATCCACGCCGGCACCTGGCAGGTGCTGCCCTGGTTTACGCTGCTGACCGCGCTGGTCAGCCTGGTGATCATCCGCATCGTGCTGGTCACGGCGCAGAGCTACGGCCTGTCGCGCTATGCGCTGGAGATGGTGGTGCGCGTGCTGGTGCTGGAATTGATTCCGCTGTCGGCGGCGCTGTTCGCCGCGCTGCGCGCCGGCCTGGCCTTCGACGCCGCCGCCATCGGCCTGGACCGCATCGGCGTCGATCCGGCCGCCGTCACCGGCGCGGCCCTGCAGCGCTTGCGGCGCGATCTCGTGCCGCAGCTGGTGGCCGACGCCTTTTCGGTCCTCAGCCTGGCGATGGCCAGCAGCGTGACCGTGCTGGTGCTGGCCTACCTGAACGTGTACGGACTGTCGCCCTGGGGACTGTCCGACTACACGCGCACCGTCGGCCGCGTGTTCGACCCGGTGGTGACAGTCGGCTTCGTCCTCAAGACCGTGCTGTTCGGGCTGGCGGTGGCGGTGATCCCGAGCGCCGCCATCCTCGAACTGCTGCGCCGCCCGCGCCGCACCGGCTCCAGCGTGCAGCCGGGCGCGCTGCGCCTGCTGTTCGTGCTGTTGCTGATCGAGGCCGGTTCGCTGGCGGTGAAATACATCTGA
- a CDS encoding cation diffusion facilitator family transporter produces the protein MSQQPAHPSIDTAPSDSAHLHAHLDGDAVHGHTIEGRSQKTLGVALALTLLFALIEAVSGVMSNSLALISDAGHMVTDAAALGLALMAQVIAKRPPSARHSFGFVRAEALAAFVNSLAMLLLVAWIVYEAAQRLLHPEPVGGSTVFVVASIGAAINILVAWVLSRGEQSINTRAALVNVMGDLMGSAAAIAAGAIIHFTQWVRIDPILSIFVSLLILRSTSGILRESYHFLMESVPAGIDYLKVGADLAAVDGVMSVHDLHVWDMSPGEPALIGHLEIVDLACWPEVLFAVKAMLLERHGIDHVTLQPETHNALPHL, from the coding sequence ATGTCCCAGCAGCCCGCCCACCCTTCCATCGACACCGCGCCGTCCGACTCCGCCCACCTGCACGCCCACCTCGACGGCGACGCCGTCCACGGCCACACCATCGAGGGCAGGAGCCAGAAAACGCTCGGCGTGGCCCTGGCGCTGACGCTGCTGTTCGCGCTGATCGAGGCGGTCAGCGGCGTCATGTCGAACTCGCTGGCGCTGATTTCCGACGCCGGCCACATGGTGACCGACGCCGCCGCCCTCGGCCTGGCCCTGATGGCGCAGGTGATCGCCAAGCGCCCGCCCTCGGCGCGCCATTCGTTCGGCTTCGTGCGCGCCGAGGCGCTGGCCGCCTTCGTCAACAGCCTGGCGATGCTGCTGCTGGTGGCCTGGATCGTCTACGAGGCGGCGCAGCGCCTGCTGCATCCGGAGCCGGTGGGCGGATCGACCGTGTTCGTGGTGGCCTCGATCGGCGCCGCCATCAACATCCTGGTGGCCTGGGTGCTGTCGCGCGGCGAACAGAGCATCAACACGCGCGCGGCGCTGGTCAACGTGATGGGCGACCTGATGGGCTCGGCGGCGGCGATCGCGGCCGGCGCCATCATCCATTTCACGCAGTGGGTGCGGATCGACCCGATCCTGTCGATCTTCGTCTCGCTGCTGATCCTCCGGTCCACCAGCGGCATCCTGCGCGAGTCCTACCACTTCCTGATGGAGAGCGTGCCGGCCGGGATCGACTACCTGAAGGTGGGCGCCGACCTGGCGGCGGTGGACGGCGTGATGTCGGTGCACGACCTGCACGTGTGGGACATGTCGCCGGGCGAGCCGGCCCTGATCGGCCACCTGGAAATCGTCGACCTGGCGTGCTGGCCGGAAGTGCTGTTCGCGGTCAAGGCGATGCTGCTGGAAAGGCACGGCATCGACCACGTGACGCTGCAACCGGAAACCCACAACGCCCTGCCCCACCTGTGA
- a CDS encoding MlaD family protein, whose translation MAEPESTPPSVSTPAEPRHVEAKALILLAVIGALIVGFFLYVMYARGVFEQTQRLVLVADDSEGVIPGMDMTFAGFPIGRVRQVDLGNDGKVNIAVDIARDDARWLRTSSVFTLERSVVGETRLRAYTGILSDPPLPDKSTRPVLRGDATAEIPRLLATARTLMENLEAMTRADSSIGNSLANVETITGRMTGRYGVLGTALGGDEEAKQLLQTLRRVDAILAKADRRVFGANGVMDDTQAAIGELNGMLKDARVTLQKVDAVLAEAQAVGANARVATQDLGKLRGEVDASLRKVNRLVDQIDRKWPFKRDTEIKLP comes from the coding sequence ATGGCCGAACCCGAATCCACTCCCCCGTCCGTATCCACCCCGGCCGAGCCGCGCCACGTCGAGGCCAAGGCGCTGATCCTGCTGGCCGTGATCGGCGCTCTCATCGTGGGCTTCTTCCTGTACGTGATGTACGCGCGCGGCGTGTTCGAGCAGACCCAGCGCCTGGTGCTGGTGGCCGACGATTCCGAAGGCGTGATCCCGGGCATGGACATGACCTTCGCCGGCTTCCCGATCGGGCGCGTGCGCCAGGTCGACCTGGGCAACGACGGCAAGGTCAACATCGCGGTCGACATCGCGCGCGACGACGCCAGGTGGCTGCGTACCAGCAGCGTGTTCACGCTGGAGCGCAGCGTGGTCGGCGAAACGCGCCTGCGCGCCTACACCGGCATCCTGAGCGATCCGCCGCTGCCGGACAAGTCGACCCGCCCGGTGCTGCGCGGCGACGCCACCGCCGAGATCCCGCGCCTGCTGGCGACGGCGCGCACGCTGATGGAGAACCTGGAAGCGATGACGCGCGCCGATTCGTCGATCGGCAACAGCCTGGCCAATGTCGAGACCATCACCGGCCGCATGACCGGCCGCTACGGCGTGCTCGGTACCGCGCTCGGCGGCGACGAGGAAGCGAAACAGCTGCTGCAGACGCTGCGCCGCGTCGACGCCATCCTGGCCAAGGCCGACCGCCGCGTGTTCGGCGCCAACGGCGTGATGGACGATACGCAGGCCGCGATCGGCGAGCTGAATGGCATGTTGAAAGATGCCCGCGTGACGCTGCAGAAGGTCGACGCGGTGCTGGCCGAGGCGCAGGCGGTGGGCGCCAACGCGCGCGTCGCCACGCAGGACCTGGGCAAGCTGCGCGGCGAGGTCGACGCCAGCCTGCGCAAGGTGAACCGGCTGGTCGACCAGATCGACCGCAAGTGGCCGTTCAAGCGCGACACGGAGATCAAGCTGCCATGA
- a CDS encoding RelA/SpoT family protein, translated as MVSIVALGDATTQLLHGLGHEDCTRVKAALDFASATYGDSLATSGQGAFEFSLAVGGTLALLRSDAETRMAGLLFELAVVDPAHAAQIEDRFGKDVAAMVHGVQQLIRLRDLTANQAPVGRGKNAAQEAKAQVETLRKMLLAMASDMRVVLVRLASCVTSLRWFAEQKRFDAVTHDYGREVLDLYAPLANRLGIFQLKWELEDLAFRMMEPETYKRIAKMLEEKRMLRESFVQSAITRLQDELAAAGIKAEVSGRPKHIYSIYKKMRGKELDFTALYDVRAFRVIVADVKTCYTVLGLVHNIWTPIPKEFDDYISRPKPNGYQSLHTVVNADDGRPLEVQIRTQEMHNFAEYGVAAHWRYKEEGGSNFKSQQYDEKIAWLRQLLAWNSDVAGAVAGQEELQREWVEKLKSTTLDDRIFVLTPQARVLELPVGATPIDFAYHLHTDVGHRCRGAKIDGTMVPLNTALHNGQTCEIITAKGAPGSAGPSRDWLSPGYTVSSRTRTKIRAWFHALELAETLAHGRGQVEKSLQREGKTAVNLEALAHKLGFAKLDDLFIAVGKDKFSLRHVEAALHEPSETAQQEDAAVVNKSRASSVEQGAKSGVLVVGTEGLMTQLARCCKPAPPDPIVGFVTRGKGVSIHRASCKNFGEMAAKAPERVLETEWGRTGNDTVYPIDIFILASDRQGLLRDISEVLTREKINVIGVNTQSAKGTARMVFTAEIGATGQLQKALAAIAEVPGVQEAKRT; from the coding sequence ATGGTATCGATCGTCGCGCTCGGCGACGCCACCACCCAGCTGCTGCACGGCCTCGGCCATGAGGATTGCACGCGGGTCAAGGCCGCCCTCGATTTTGCCTCGGCCACCTACGGCGACAGCCTGGCCACGTCCGGCCAGGGCGCCTTCGAGTTTTCGCTGGCGGTGGGCGGCACCCTGGCGCTGCTGCGCAGCGACGCCGAGACGCGCATGGCCGGCCTGCTGTTCGAGCTGGCCGTGGTCGATCCGGCGCACGCCGCCCAGATCGAGGATCGCTTCGGCAAGGACGTGGCGGCCATGGTGCATGGCGTGCAGCAGCTGATCCGCCTGCGCGACCTGACGGCCAACCAGGCCCCGGTCGGGCGCGGCAAGAACGCCGCCCAGGAAGCCAAGGCGCAGGTCGAAACCCTGCGCAAGATGCTGCTGGCGATGGCATCCGACATGCGCGTGGTGCTGGTGCGCCTGGCTTCGTGCGTGACCAGCCTGCGCTGGTTCGCCGAGCAGAAGCGCTTCGATGCGGTCACCCACGACTACGGGCGCGAGGTGCTGGATTTGTACGCGCCGCTGGCCAACCGCCTCGGCATCTTCCAGCTCAAATGGGAGCTGGAAGACCTGGCGTTCCGCATGATGGAGCCGGAAACCTACAAGCGCATCGCCAAGATGCTGGAAGAAAAGCGCATGCTGCGCGAGAGCTTCGTGCAGTCTGCCATCACGCGATTGCAGGACGAACTGGCGGCGGCCGGCATCAAGGCCGAGGTCAGCGGGCGGCCCAAGCACATCTACAGCATCTATAAAAAGATGCGCGGCAAGGAGCTGGACTTCACGGCGCTGTACGACGTGCGCGCCTTCCGCGTGATCGTGGCCGACGTCAAGACCTGCTACACGGTGCTGGGCCTGGTGCACAACATCTGGACCCCGATCCCGAAGGAATTCGACGACTACATCTCGCGTCCCAAGCCGAACGGCTACCAGTCGCTGCATACCGTGGTCAACGCCGACGACGGTCGCCCGCTGGAAGTGCAGATCCGCACCCAGGAGATGCACAACTTCGCCGAGTACGGGGTGGCGGCGCACTGGCGCTACAAGGAAGAGGGCGGGTCCAACTTCAAGAGCCAGCAGTACGACGAAAAGATCGCCTGGCTGCGCCAGCTGCTGGCCTGGAACAGCGACGTCGCCGGCGCCGTCGCCGGCCAGGAAGAGCTGCAGCGCGAATGGGTCGAGAAGCTCAAGTCGACCACGCTGGACGACCGCATCTTCGTACTGACGCCGCAGGCGCGCGTGCTGGAGCTGCCGGTCGGCGCCACGCCGATCGACTTCGCCTACCACCTGCACACCGACGTCGGCCACCGCTGCCGCGGCGCCAAGATCGACGGCACCATGGTGCCGCTGAACACGGCGCTGCACAACGGCCAGACCTGCGAGATCATCACCGCCAAGGGCGCGCCGGGCAGCGCCGGGCCGTCGCGCGACTGGCTCAGCCCCGGCTATACCGTCAGCAGCCGCACGCGCACCAAGATCCGCGCCTGGTTCCACGCGCTGGAACTGGCCGAGACCCTGGCGCACGGCCGCGGCCAGGTGGAAAAATCGCTGCAGCGCGAAGGCAAGACCGCGGTCAACCTGGAAGCGCTGGCGCACAAGCTGGGCTTCGCCAAGCTGGACGACCTGTTCATCGCGGTCGGCAAGGACAAGTTCAGCCTGCGCCACGTGGAAGCGGCGCTGCACGAGCCGAGCGAGACGGCGCAGCAGGAAGACGCGGCGGTGGTCAACAAGAGCCGCGCCTCCAGCGTCGAGCAGGGCGCCAAGTCGGGCGTGCTGGTGGTCGGCACCGAGGGCCTGATGACGCAGCTGGCGCGCTGCTGCAAGCCGGCGCCGCCCGACCCGATCGTCGGCTTCGTCACGCGCGGCAAGGGCGTGTCGATCCACCGCGCCAGCTGCAAGAACTTCGGCGAGATGGCGGCCAAGGCGCCCGAGCGCGTGCTCGAGACGGAGTGGGGCCGCACCGGCAACGACACCGTCTACCCGATCGACATCTTCATCCTGGCCAGCGACCGCCAGGGCCTGCTGCGCGACATCTCCGAGGTGCTCACGCGCGAGAAGATCAACGTCATCGGCGTCAATACGCAAAGCGCCAAGGGGACCGCGCGCATGGTGTTCACCGCTGAGATCGGCGCCACCGGGCAATTGCAGAAGGCCCTGGCGGCGATCGCCGAAGTGCCCGGCGTGCAGGAAGCGAAACGCACCTGA
- a CDS encoding NAD(P)/FAD-dependent oxidoreductase has product MTIPHEPLSAPVYDTLIVGGGPAGLTAAIYLRRFTRNIALVDKGNSRLRLIPVSHNYPGFPEGVPGHTLLGNLTAQLERYGGSVMSGEIADLRIEDGLFVADYLAGDESEQRDVQPIRAHTVLLATGVADVGLPVEHWREAIAVGSVRLCPVCDGFDVMDKRIAVATAEVNPVGHAMFMRTFSADVTLFERGPAGPRSASILTDDDRRQLDAAGVRYVDSPLLSVTLDAAMKPVMHTEDGQAFEADVFYPMLGENARSGLAVNLGAETAQCSELVVDGHGATAVPGLFAIGDVVVGLNQIAVATGQAARAATHIHNLLPPALRPAAAPGSAAARALQTVW; this is encoded by the coding sequence ATGACCATTCCACACGAACCGTTGAGCGCGCCCGTCTACGACACGCTGATCGTCGGCGGCGGCCCCGCCGGCCTGACCGCGGCGATCTACCTGCGCCGCTTCACCCGCAACATCGCCCTGGTCGACAAGGGCAACAGCCGCCTGCGCCTGATCCCGGTCTCGCACAACTATCCGGGCTTCCCGGAAGGGGTACCGGGCCACACGCTGCTCGGCAACCTGACCGCCCAGCTGGAGCGCTACGGCGGCTCGGTCATGAGCGGCGAGATCGCCGACCTGCGCATCGAGGACGGGCTGTTCGTGGCCGACTACCTGGCCGGGGACGAGTCCGAACAGCGCGACGTCCAGCCGATCCGCGCCCATACCGTGCTGCTGGCCACCGGCGTGGCCGACGTCGGCCTGCCGGTCGAACACTGGCGCGAGGCGATCGCCGTCGGCTCGGTGCGCCTGTGCCCGGTGTGCGACGGCTTCGACGTCATGGACAAGCGCATCGCGGTCGCCACCGCCGAGGTGAACCCGGTGGGCCACGCCATGTTCATGCGCACCTTCAGCGCCGACGTCACCCTGTTCGAGCGCGGCCCCGCCGGGCCGCGCTCGGCCTCCATCCTCACCGACGACGACCGTCGCCAGCTGGACGCGGCCGGCGTGCGCTACGTCGATTCGCCGCTGCTGTCGGTGACGCTGGACGCCGCCATGAAGCCGGTGATGCACACCGAGGACGGGCAAGCCTTCGAAGCCGACGTGTTCTACCCGATGCTGGGCGAGAACGCGCGCTCCGGCCTGGCCGTGAATCTCGGCGCCGAGACCGCCCAGTGCAGCGAGCTGGTGGTGGATGGCCACGGCGCCACCGCGGTGCCCGGCCTGTTCGCGATCGGCGACGTGGTCGTCGGCCTGAACCAGATCGCGGTGGCCACCGGCCAGGCGGCGCGCGCCGCCACCCACATCCACAACCTGCTGCCGCCGGCGCTGCGCCCGGCGGCGGCGCCTGGCAGCGCGGCGGCGCGCGCCCTGCAGACGGTCTGGTGA
- a CDS encoding 3-hydroxybutyrate dehydrogenase: protein MKSTMLSGKTALVTGSTSGIGLGIARALAEQGANIVFNGFGDAQQIDKLYTDVGQEFGVQTAYHNADMSKPAEIEAMMAFALEKFGGVDILVNNAGIQYVANVEDFPVEKWDAIIAINLSSAFHTTRLALPGMKKKNWGRIINLASAHGLVGSSQKSAYVAAKHGLVGLTKVTALENAASGITCNAICPGWVLTPLVQKQVDDRAAREGIPNEQAKKALLGEKQPSGEFVTPDELGALAVFLCSAAANQVRGAAWNMDGGWTAQ from the coding sequence ATGAAATCCACCATGTTGAGCGGCAAGACTGCCCTCGTCACCGGCTCGACCTCGGGCATCGGCCTGGGCATCGCGCGCGCACTCGCCGAGCAGGGCGCGAACATCGTGTTCAATGGTTTCGGCGACGCCCAGCAGATCGACAAGCTGTACACCGACGTCGGCCAGGAATTCGGCGTGCAGACCGCCTACCACAATGCCGACATGTCGAAGCCGGCCGAGATCGAGGCCATGATGGCTTTCGCGCTGGAGAAGTTCGGCGGCGTCGACATCCTGGTCAACAACGCCGGCATCCAGTACGTGGCCAACGTCGAGGATTTCCCGGTCGAGAAATGGGATGCGATCATTGCCATCAACCTGTCCTCGGCCTTCCACACCACGCGCCTGGCGCTGCCCGGCATGAAGAAGAAGAACTGGGGCCGCATCATCAACCTGGCCTCGGCGCACGGCCTGGTCGGATCGAGCCAGAAGTCGGCCTACGTCGCCGCCAAGCACGGCCTGGTCGGCCTGACCAAGGTGACGGCGCTGGAAAACGCCGCCAGCGGCATCACCTGCAACGCGATCTGCCCGGGCTGGGTGCTGACGCCGCTGGTGCAGAAGCAGGTGGACGACCGCGCCGCGCGCGAAGGCATCCCCAACGAGCAGGCGAAAAAGGCGCTGCTGGGCGAGAAGCAGCCGTCGGGCGAGTTCGTCACGCCGGACGAGCTGGGCGCGCTGGCGGTGTTCCTGTGCTCGGCGGCCGCCAACCAGGTGCGCGGCGCGGCCTGGAACATGGATGGCGGCTGGACTGCGCAGTAA
- a CDS encoding RidA family protein, with product MEIQRLHVGKRLSEIAIHNGTVYLAGQIAEDTAQDIVGQTREVLGHVDRLLAEAGSGKTRILSCQIYIADMAYFPGMNSVWDGWVVPGHTPPRATVEAKLANPACLVEIVVVAAQA from the coding sequence ATGGAAATCCAACGACTCCACGTCGGCAAGCGCTTGTCCGAAATCGCCATCCACAACGGCACCGTGTACCTGGCCGGCCAGATCGCCGAAGACACCGCGCAGGACATCGTCGGCCAGACCCGCGAAGTGCTGGGCCACGTCGACCGCCTGCTGGCCGAAGCCGGCAGCGGCAAGACGCGCATCCTCAGCTGCCAGATCTACATCGCCGACATGGCGTATTTCCCCGGCATGAACAGCGTGTGGGACGGCTGGGTCGTGCCCGGCCACACGCCGCCGCGCGCCACGGTCGAAGCGAAGCTGGCCAATCCCGCCTGCCTGGTCGAGATCGTGGTCGTCGCGGCCCAGGCCTGA